The Pseudomonas sp. DG56-2 genome contains a region encoding:
- a CDS encoding sodium:proton antiporter → MNDQQILLTFGGIGGAALACQWLAWRLKLPAILFLLLSGILAGPILGWLDPQQMFGPLLMPLVSLAVALILFEGSLTLHLSQWREIGTVVRRMVTLGALSTWIIITVATHWLLGFDWLLATLFGTLTLVTGPTVIVPMLRVVRPKSTIANILRWEGIVIDPIGALLAVVVYSFIIASAAGNGLSQSLMTFAGVILCGSAFGAAGGWILGQVMREQWLPEYLHNLASLAAVLGIFIAANQVMHESGLLAVTIMGMWLANMKGVDVRQILHFKENLSVLLISGLFILLAARLDLNALLGLGPAVLALLLVIQLIARPLNVALSTWGSQLNWRERALLSWIAPRGIVAAAVSAIFAIRLHEAGHQGALLLVPLTFAVIIGTVVLQSATARPLARMLKVAEPAPSGFLIVGANPPARTIAKALQQLDCRVLLTDSSWENIRAARMEGLPTYFGNPASQHADAHLDLVGLGHLLGLSPSGELNTLACARFRHDFGHARLFVLASGLEARRSDKHRASNEHRGHVLGSQELTYVQLANRLHQGAELYSTHLTETFGWEDYQALHGQRATLLFARDSSGWVHVFGPESVLKPSAGWTVVALIQPEVE, encoded by the coding sequence ATGAACGATCAACAAATATTGCTGACTTTCGGCGGCATCGGTGGTGCCGCCCTCGCCTGCCAGTGGCTGGCCTGGCGCCTGAAACTGCCTGCGATCCTCTTTCTGCTGCTCAGCGGCATTCTTGCCGGGCCGATTCTTGGTTGGCTTGACCCACAACAGATGTTCGGCCCACTGCTGATGCCCCTCGTTTCACTGGCGGTTGCGCTGATTCTGTTCGAAGGCAGCCTGACCCTGCACCTGTCGCAATGGCGCGAAATCGGCACGGTTGTCCGGCGCATGGTAACCCTCGGCGCACTGTCTACCTGGATAATCATCACCGTCGCTACCCACTGGCTGCTCGGTTTCGACTGGTTACTGGCGACCCTGTTCGGCACCCTGACACTGGTCACCGGCCCCACGGTCATTGTGCCGATGCTGCGCGTGGTGCGCCCCAAATCCACGATTGCCAATATCCTGCGTTGGGAAGGCATTGTCATCGACCCGATCGGCGCCCTGCTGGCAGTGGTGGTATACAGCTTCATCATTGCCAGCGCGGCCGGTAACGGCCTGAGCCAGAGCCTGATGACCTTTGCCGGCGTGATTCTCTGCGGGAGTGCCTTCGGCGCAGCCGGTGGCTGGATACTTGGGCAGGTCATGCGCGAGCAGTGGCTCCCCGAATACCTGCACAATCTCGCCTCTCTGGCCGCCGTGCTGGGGATCTTCATTGCCGCCAACCAGGTCATGCATGAGTCCGGCCTGCTGGCGGTGACCATCATGGGTATGTGGCTGGCCAACATGAAAGGGGTGGACGTCCGGCAAATCCTGCACTTCAAGGAAAACCTCAGCGTCTTGCTGATATCAGGCCTGTTCATCCTCCTCGCCGCTCGCCTGGATCTCAATGCACTGCTTGGCCTTGGCCCGGCGGTATTGGCCCTGCTGTTGGTGATCCAGCTGATCGCGCGGCCATTGAACGTGGCGCTATCAACCTGGGGCTCGCAACTGAACTGGAGAGAACGTGCCTTGCTGAGCTGGATCGCCCCCCGCGGAATCGTGGCAGCGGCGGTGTCGGCAATCTTCGCCATTCGTCTGCATGAAGCCGGACACCAGGGCGCCCTACTGCTGGTACCGCTGACTTTTGCCGTTATTATCGGCACAGTCGTGCTGCAAAGCGCCACAGCGCGCCCCCTGGCACGCATGCTCAAGGTTGCCGAACCCGCGCCCAGCGGCTTTCTAATCGTTGGCGCCAACCCACCGGCCAGGACCATCGCCAAGGCATTGCAGCAACTGGACTGCCGCGTATTGCTGACCGATTCGAGCTGGGAGAACATCCGCGCAGCACGCATGGAAGGGCTGCCCACCTACTTTGGCAACCCGGCCTCGCAACATGCCGATGCCCACCTGGACCTGGTCGGTTTGGGGCATCTGCTCGGACTTTCGCCTTCTGGAGAGCTGAACACCTTGGCCTGTGCGCGCTTTCGCCATGACTTTGGCCATGCACGCCTGTTTGTGCTCGCCAGCGGCCTGGAAGCGCGCCGCAGCGACAAGCACCGCGCCAGCAATGAACATCGCGGACACGTTCTCGGCAGCCAGGAGCTGACCTATGTACAACTGGCCAACCGCCTGCACCAGGGCGCTGAGCTGTACAGCACCCACCTGACCGAGACCTTTGGTTGGGAGGACTACCAGGCGTTGCATGGCCAACGTGCGACCTTGCTGTTTGCTCGAGACAGCAGCGGCTGGGTGCATGTGTTTGGCCCAGAAAGCGTGCTCAAGCCAAGCGCGGGCTGGACGGTGGTGGCATTGATCCAGCCCGAAGTTGAATGA
- the rpsP gene encoding 30S ribosomal protein S16, producing MLTIRLARGGSKKRPFYTLTVTDSRNPVTGSHIEQVGFFNPIARGQEVRLSVKQDRVAHWLSVGAQPSERVAQLLKDAAKAAA from the coding sequence ATGCTAACCATCCGTCTTGCCCGTGGTGGCTCTAAAAAGCGCCCATTCTACACCCTGACCGTGACCGACTCGCGTAACCCAGTTACCGGTTCGCACATCGAGCAGGTTGGTTTCTTCAACCCTATCGCTCGTGGCCAGGAAGTTCGTCTGTCCGTTAAGCAAGACCGCGTTGCTCACTGGTTGAGCGTTGGCGCGCAGCCGTCTGAGCGCGTTGCTCAGCTGCTGAAGGACGCTGCCAAGGCTGCTGCCTGA
- the rplS gene encoding 50S ribosomal protein L19 produces the protein MTNKIILALEAEQMTKEIPTFAPGDTIVVQVKVKEGDRSRLQAFEGVVIAKRNRGVNSAFTVRKISNGVGVERTFQTYSPQIDSLAVKRRGDVRKAKLYYLRDLSGKAARIKEKLS, from the coding sequence ATGACTAACAAAATCATCCTTGCACTCGAAGCAGAGCAGATGACCAAAGAGATCCCGACCTTTGCCCCGGGCGACACCATCGTCGTTCAGGTGAAAGTGAAGGAAGGCGATCGTTCGCGTCTGCAGGCTTTCGAAGGCGTTGTCATCGCCAAGCGTAACCGTGGTGTGAACAGTGCTTTCACTGTTCGTAAAATCTCCAACGGTGTTGGTGTTGAGCGTACTTTCCAGACCTACAGCCCGCAAATCGACAGCCTGGCCGTGAAACGTCGTGGTGACGTGCGTAAAGCCAAGCTGTACTACCTGCGCGACCTGTCCGGTAAAGCCGCTCGCATCAAGGAAAAACTGTCCTGA
- the ffh gene encoding signal recognition particle protein, whose translation MFENLTDRLSQTLRHVTGKAKLTEDNIKDTLREVRMALLEADVALPVVKDFVNKIKERAVGTEVSRSLTPGQAFVKIVQAELEGLMGAANEDLTLNAAPPAVVLMAGLQGAGKTTTAGKLARFLKERKKKSVMVVSADVYRPAAIKQLETLATDIGVTFFPSDISQKPVAIAEAAIREAKLKFIDVVIVDTAGRLHIDAEMMAEIKDLHAAVKPIETLFVVDAMTGQDAANTAKAFGDALPLTGVILTKVDGDARGGAALSVRAITGKPIKFIGMGEKSEALEPFHPDRIASRILGMGDVLSLIEQAEQTLDKEKADKLAKKLKKGKGFDLEDFRDQLQQMKNMGGLGGLMDKLPSIGGVNLAQMGNAQGAAEKQFKQMEAIINSMTPAERRDPELISGSRKRRIALGSGTQVQDIGRLIKQHKQMQKMMKKFSAKGGMAKMMRGLGGMMPGGGMPKL comes from the coding sequence ATGTTTGAAAACCTGACCGACCGTCTGTCACAGACGTTGCGCCATGTCACTGGCAAGGCCAAGCTGACCGAAGACAACATCAAAGACACCCTGCGTGAAGTGCGCATGGCGTTGCTCGAGGCTGACGTCGCCCTGCCGGTGGTCAAGGATTTCGTCAACAAAATCAAGGAGCGTGCGGTCGGTACCGAAGTGTCGCGCAGCCTGACGCCAGGCCAGGCGTTCGTGAAGATCGTTCAAGCCGAACTTGAAGGCTTGATGGGCGCAGCCAACGAAGACCTGACGCTCAATGCCGCCCCTCCGGCCGTGGTGCTGATGGCGGGCTTGCAGGGCGCGGGCAAGACCACCACTGCCGGCAAACTGGCGCGCTTCCTCAAGGAGCGCAAGAAGAAATCGGTAATGGTTGTGTCGGCCGACGTTTACCGTCCTGCTGCAATCAAACAGTTGGAAACCCTGGCAACCGACATCGGCGTTACCTTCTTCCCGTCTGATATCAGCCAGAAGCCAGTGGCTATCGCTGAAGCCGCCATTCGCGAAGCCAAGCTGAAATTCATCGACGTGGTGATCGTCGATACCGCAGGTCGCTTGCACATCGACGCCGAGATGATGGCCGAGATCAAGGACCTGCACGCTGCCGTCAAGCCGATCGAGACGCTGTTCGTCGTCGATGCCATGACCGGCCAGGACGCGGCCAACACCGCCAAGGCCTTTGGTGATGCGTTGCCGCTGACCGGCGTGATCCTGACCAAGGTCGATGGTGATGCCCGTGGCGGTGCGGCGCTCTCGGTGCGTGCCATCACCGGCAAGCCGATCAAGTTCATCGGTATGGGTGAGAAGAGCGAAGCGCTCGAACCGTTTCACCCGGACCGTATTGCCTCGCGCATCCTGGGTATGGGTGATGTGCTCAGCCTGATCGAACAGGCCGAACAGACCCTCGACAAGGAAAAGGCCGACAAGCTGGCCAAGAAGCTGAAGAAAGGCAAAGGCTTCGACCTCGAAGACTTCCGTGACCAGCTGCAACAAATGAAGAACATGGGCGGCCTCGGCGGCCTCATGGATAAACTGCCAAGTATCGGCGGGGTAAACCTGGCGCAAATGGGCAATGCCCAAGGCGCAGCCGAAAAGCAGTTCAAGCAGATGGAAGCGATCATCAACTCGATGACCCCGGCCGAGCGCCGCGACCCTGAACTGATCAGTGGTTCGCGCAAGCGCCGGATCGCCCTGGGTTCCGGCACCCAGGTGCAGGACATTGGTCGCTTGATCAAGCAGCACAAGCAAATGCAGAAAATGATGAAGAAGTTTTCTGCCAAAGGCGGCATGGCGAAAATGATGCGCGGCCTGGGCGGAATGATGCCCGGCGGTGGCATGCCAAAGCTGTAA
- the trmD gene encoding tRNA (guanosine(37)-N1)-methyltransferase TrmD codes for MASLRVDVITLFPEMFSAISEYGITSRAVKQGLLQLTCWNPRDYTTDRHHTVDDRPFGGGPGMVMKIKPLEDALVDARQATGEAAKVIYLSPQGRKLTQSAVKDLAKHESLILIAGRYEGIDERFIDAHVDEEWSIGDYVLSGGELPAMVLIDAVTRLLPGALGHADSAEEDSFTDGLLDCPHYTRPEVYADQRVPDVLLSGNHAHIRRWRLQQSLGRTYERRADLLESRSLSGEEKKLLTEYLRERDDS; via the coding sequence ATGGCCAGCCTGCGCGTAGACGTCATCACGCTGTTTCCCGAGATGTTCTCGGCCATCAGTGAGTACGGCATTACCAGCCGAGCGGTAAAACAGGGGTTGTTGCAATTGACCTGCTGGAACCCGCGGGACTACACCACAGATCGACACCATACGGTGGATGATCGGCCTTTTGGCGGTGGTCCAGGCATGGTGATGAAGATCAAGCCTCTGGAAGATGCCCTGGTGGATGCAAGGCAGGCAACCGGAGAGGCGGCAAAGGTAATTTACCTGAGCCCACAAGGCCGCAAGCTGACTCAGTCGGCGGTCAAGGACCTGGCGAAGCACGAATCGTTGATTCTGATAGCCGGTCGTTATGAAGGCATTGACGAGCGTTTTATTGATGCTCATGTCGATGAAGAGTGGTCGATTGGTGATTATGTGTTGTCCGGTGGTGAGCTGCCGGCGATGGTCCTGATTGATGCGGTTACGCGGCTGCTGCCCGGAGCTTTAGGGCATGCGGACTCGGCGGAGGAAGATTCCTTCACTGACGGTCTGCTTGATTGCCCGCACTACACCCGACCGGAGGTGTATGCGGATCAGCGTGTTCCCGACGTGTTGCTTAGTGGCAACCATGCACATATCCGGCGATGGCGTTTACAGCAGTCCCTTGGGCGGACCTATGAACGACGCGCCGATCTTCTGGAAAGTCGCTCACTTTCTGGAGAAGAGAAGAAGCTGCTGACGGAATACCTCCGTGAGCGGGACGATAGTTAA
- a CDS encoding acyl-CoA thioesterase: MSSREQEIERRTELSVTRVTKAVFPSTTNHHNTLFGGTALAWMDEVSFIAATRFCRLPLVTVSTDRIDFKHPIAAGSIVELVGRVATVGNTSLKVEVEVFVESMSCDSREKAIHGLFSFVAIDEDKRPVPVLPGF, encoded by the coding sequence ATGAGTTCAAGAGAGCAGGAAATCGAACGCCGTACCGAACTGTCGGTAACTCGCGTTACCAAGGCGGTGTTCCCGTCCACCACAAACCATCACAACACCTTGTTCGGTGGTACCGCTTTGGCCTGGATGGATGAAGTATCGTTTATCGCTGCCACGCGTTTTTGCCGGTTGCCGCTGGTGACTGTGTCCACTGACCGAATCGATTTCAAGCATCCGATTGCTGCTGGTTCCATTGTTGAGTTGGTCGGGCGGGTGGCGACGGTAGGCAACACCAGCCTCAAGGTCGAGGTTGAAGTGTTTGTCGAAAGCATGAGCTGTGACAGTCGCGAGAAGGCGATCCATGGCCTGTTCAGCTTTGTGGCTATCGACGAAGACAAGCGCCCGGTGCCGGTGTTGCCAGGGTTTTGA
- the thrC gene encoding threonine synthase has translation MRYISTRGQAPALNFEDVLLAGLASDGGLYVPENLPRFTQEEIASWAGLPYHELAFRVMRPFVTGSIADADFKKILEETYGEFAHAAVAPLRQLGSNEWVLELFHGPTLAFKDFALQLLGRLLDHVLVKRGERVVILGATSGDTGSAAIEGCRRCDNVDIFILHPHQRVSEVQRRQMTTIFGENIHNFAIEGNFDDCQEMVKASFADQSFLKGTRLVAVNSINWARIMAQIVYYFHAALQLGGPARSVAFSVPTGNFGDIFAGYLARNMGLPISQLIVATNRNDILHRFMSGNQYVKETLHATLSPSMDIMVSSNFERLLFDLHGRNGAAIADLMDNFKQGGGFSVEQDRWTEARKLFDSLAVDDAQTCETIAEVFAQTGEVLDPHTAIGVKAARECRRSLDTPMVVLGTAHPVKFPEAVEKAGVGKALELPAHLNDLFSREERCTVLANDLKAVHAFVAQHGNRGKPL, from the coding sequence ATGCGTTATATCAGTACTCGCGGCCAGGCACCGGCCCTGAATTTCGAAGATGTGCTGTTGGCTGGTCTGGCCAGTGATGGCGGCTTGTATGTGCCGGAAAACCTTCCACGGTTCACCCAGGAAGAGATCGCTTCCTGGGCTGGCCTGCCGTATCACGAGCTGGCTTTTCGGGTGATGCGCCCGTTCGTCACCGGCAGCATTGCCGATGCCGACTTCAAGAAGATCCTCGAAGAAACCTATGGCGAGTTCGCTCACGCCGCTGTCGCCCCCCTGCGTCAATTGGGCAGCAACGAATGGGTATTGGAGCTGTTCCACGGCCCGACCCTGGCCTTCAAGGACTTTGCCCTGCAACTGCTGGGGCGCCTTCTTGATCACGTACTGGTCAAGCGCGGCGAGCGCGTAGTGATCCTTGGCGCTACCAGTGGTGACACCGGTTCGGCTGCGATCGAAGGCTGCCGTCGCTGCGACAACGTCGATATTTTCATTCTGCATCCGCATCAACGTGTCTCCGAGGTTCAGCGTCGGCAGATGACCACCATCTTCGGCGAGAACATCCACAACTTTGCCATCGAAGGCAACTTCGACGACTGCCAGGAAATGGTCAAGGCCAGCTTCGCTGACCAGAGCTTCCTCAAGGGTACCCGCCTGGTGGCGGTAAACTCGATCAACTGGGCACGCATCATGGCCCAGATCGTTTACTACTTCCATGCGGCCCTGCAACTGGGTGGCCCGGCGCGTTCGGTTGCATTCTCGGTGCCGACCGGCAACTTCGGTGACATCTTCGCCGGTTACCTGGCGCGTAACATGGGTCTGCCGATCAGCCAACTGATCGTCGCCACCAACCGCAATGACATCCTGCACCGCTTCATGAGTGGCAACCAGTACGTCAAGGAAACCCTGCACGCGACCCTGTCGCCGTCGATGGACATCATGGTTTCGTCCAACTTCGAACGCCTGTTGTTCGATCTGCATGGTCGTAACGGTGCAGCAATTGCCGACCTGATGGACAACTTCAAACAAGGTGGCGGCTTCAGCGTTGAACAGGATCGCTGGACCGAGGCGCGCAAATTGTTCGACTCGCTGGCTGTCGATGATGCGCAAACCTGCGAAACCATTGCCGAAGTCTTTGCCCAGACCGGTGAAGTACTCGACCCGCATACCGCAATCGGGGTCAAGGCAGCACGCGAATGCCGGCGCAGCCTGGACACGCCGATGGTGGTGCTCGGTACTGCCCACCCGGTCAAGTTCCCCGAGGCCGTCGAGAAAGCTGGCGTGGGTAAAGCGCTTGAGCTGCCAGCGCACCTGAACGATCTGTTCTCGCGGGAAGAGCGCTGCACGGTTCTGGCCAACGACTTGAAGGCTGTTCACGCGTTCGTCGCGCAGCATGGCAATCGCGGCAAACCGTTGTGA
- the xerD gene encoding site-specific tyrosine recombinase XerD gives MPALEHPLIDQFLDALWLEKGLSDNTRDAYRSDLALFNGWLQEQGVALPAAGRELILDHLAWRLDQGYKPRSTARFLSGVRGFYRYLLREKLIGIDPTLQVDMPQLGRPLPKSLSEDDVEALLQAPDLSEPIGQRDRAMLEVLYACGLRVTELVSLTLDQVNLRQGVLRVMGKGSKERLVPMGEEAVVWIERYLRDGRIEMLGGRPSDVLFPSLRGEQMTRQTFWHRIKHQAQVAGIGKSLSPHTLRHAFATHLLNHGADLRVVQMLLGHSDLSTTQIYTHVARARLQELHARHHPRG, from the coding sequence ATGCCCGCACTAGAGCATCCTCTGATAGACCAGTTCCTCGATGCCCTGTGGCTGGAGAAGGGCCTGTCCGACAATACCCGCGACGCTTATCGAAGTGACCTGGCCTTGTTCAATGGCTGGCTCCAGGAGCAAGGCGTCGCGTTGCCCGCTGCTGGTCGTGAGTTGATTCTCGATCATCTGGCCTGGCGCCTGGATCAAGGCTACAAGCCTCGTTCTACTGCACGTTTTCTCTCCGGTGTGCGTGGCTTTTATCGTTATTTGCTCAGGGAAAAGCTGATCGGCATCGATCCAACCCTGCAGGTCGACATGCCCCAGTTGGGACGGCCATTGCCCAAGTCTTTGTCCGAGGACGACGTGGAGGCGTTGCTACAAGCGCCGGACCTGAGCGAGCCGATTGGTCAGCGCGACCGGGCAATGCTGGAGGTTCTCTATGCTTGTGGTTTGCGTGTAACCGAACTGGTGAGCCTGACCCTGGACCAGGTCAATCTACGCCAGGGCGTATTGCGCGTGATGGGTAAAGGCAGCAAGGAGCGCCTGGTGCCGATGGGGGAAGAGGCGGTGGTGTGGATCGAGCGCTACCTGCGCGATGGGCGCATCGAAATGCTCGGCGGTCGCCCAAGCGATGTGTTGTTTCCCAGCCTGCGTGGCGAGCAGATGACCCGGCAGACCTTCTGGCACCGCATCAAGCACCAGGCTCAGGTCGCCGGCATCGGTAAAAGCCTTTCGCCGCATACCTTGCGCCATGCTTTTGCCACTCATTTACTCAATCACGGCGCCGACCTGCGTGTGGTGCAGATGTTGCTCGGACACAGCGACCTGTCCACCACGCAAATCTATACCCATGTGGCCCGTGCGCGATTGCAGGAGTTGCATGCGCGCCATCATCCACGTGGCTGA
- a CDS encoding homoserine dehydrogenase codes for MKPVKVGICGLGTVGGGTFNVLQRNAEEIARRAGRGIEVAQIAMRSPNPNCQITGTPITADVFEVATNPEIDIVIELIGGYTIARDLVLKAIDNGKHVVTANKALIAEHGNEIFAKAREKGVIVAFEAAVAGGIPVIKAIREGLSANRINWVAGIINGTGNFILTEMREKGRAFPDVLAEAQALGYAEADPTFDVEGIDAAHKLTILASIAFGIPLQFDKAYTEGITKLTTADVNYAEALGYRIKHLGVARSTANGIELRVHPTLIPSDRLIANVNGVMNAVMVNGDAAGSTLFYGAGAGMEPTASSVVADLVDVVRAMTSDPENRVPHLAFQPDSLSDHPILPIEACESAYYLRIQAKDHPGVLAQVASILSERGINIESIMQKEVEEQDGLVPMILLTHSVVEQRMNDAITALEALQDVVGNVVRIRVEQLS; via the coding sequence GTGAAACCGGTCAAAGTAGGCATCTGTGGGTTGGGGACCGTCGGTGGCGGTACCTTCAATGTACTTCAGCGTAACGCCGAGGAAATCGCCCGTCGTGCCGGGCGTGGTATCGAAGTGGCGCAGATTGCCATGCGTTCGCCAAACCCGAATTGCCAGATTACCGGTACCCCCATTACCGCTGATGTATTCGAGGTCGCAACGAACCCGGAAATCGACATTGTCATCGAGCTGATTGGCGGCTACACCATTGCCCGTGATCTGGTGCTCAAGGCGATCGATAACGGCAAGCATGTTGTCACCGCCAACAAGGCGCTGATTGCCGAGCATGGCAATGAAATCTTCGCCAAGGCACGCGAAAAGGGCGTTATCGTTGCCTTCGAAGCAGCCGTAGCCGGTGGCATTCCCGTGATCAAGGCAATTCGTGAAGGACTGTCGGCCAACCGCATCAACTGGGTAGCGGGGATCATCAACGGTACCGGCAACTTCATTCTCACCGAGATGCGTGAGAAAGGCCGTGCCTTCCCTGACGTGTTGGCCGAAGCCCAGGCCCTGGGCTATGCCGAAGCCGACCCAACCTTTGACGTCGAAGGTATCGATGCTGCGCACAAGCTCACCATCCTGGCTTCCATTGCCTTTGGTATTCCGCTGCAGTTCGACAAGGCCTACACCGAAGGCATCACCAAGCTGACGACTGCCGATGTGAACTACGCAGAAGCGCTTGGCTACCGTATCAAGCACCTGGGCGTTGCCCGCAGCACTGCCAACGGCATCGAGCTGCGCGTACACCCCACGCTGATTCCATCCGATCGCCTGATTGCCAACGTCAATGGCGTAATGAACGCTGTCATGGTCAACGGCGATGCCGCTGGCTCCACCTTGTTTTACGGCGCTGGCGCTGGCATGGAACCTACCGCATCCTCGGTGGTGGCCGACCTGGTCGATGTGGTCCGGGCCATGACCTCCGATCCGGAGAATCGCGTGCCGCACCTGGCCTTCCAGCCGGACTCGCTGTCGGACCACCCGATCCTGCCGATCGAAGCCTGCGAATCAGCGTATTACCTGCGTATCCAGGCCAAGGATCACCCAGGCGTACTCGCCCAGGTGGCCAGCATCTTGTCTGAGCGGGGCATCAACATCGAATCGATCATGCAGAAGGAAGTCGAGGAACAAGACGGCCTGGTGCCGATGATCCTGCTTACCCATAGCGTGGTCGAGCAACGCATGAACGATGCGATCACCGCCCTGGAAGCGTTGCAGGACGTGGTCGGCAACGTGGTACGTATCCGCGTCGAACAACTCAGTTAA
- the rimM gene encoding ribosome maturation factor RimM (Essential for efficient processing of 16S rRNA), which translates to MNATPESADDLIVVGKIFSVHGVRGEVKVYSFTDPIENLLGYRNWTLRREGVVKQVELVSGRSTQKDLVAKLKGLDDRDEARLLSGYEICISRSLLPNLSSDEYYWYQLVGLKVINQDEQLFGKVDHLLETGANDVLVVKPCAGSLDDRERLLPYTEQCVLAIDLDAGEMRVEWDADF; encoded by the coding sequence ATGAACGCGACGCCAGAAAGTGCTGACGATTTGATCGTTGTCGGCAAGATTTTTTCGGTTCACGGCGTTCGCGGCGAAGTGAAGGTTTATTCCTTTACTGATCCGATTGAAAACCTGTTGGGGTACCGCAACTGGACGCTTCGGCGCGAAGGCGTGGTGAAACAGGTCGAGCTGGTCAGTGGCCGTTCCACTCAAAAGGATCTGGTCGCCAAGCTCAAAGGCCTCGACGATCGTGATGAAGCGCGTCTTCTGAGCGGTTATGAGATTTGTATCTCGCGAAGCCTTCTGCCCAACCTGTCTAGCGACGAGTACTACTGGTACCAGTTGGTAGGCCTGAAAGTCATCAACCAGGACGAACAACTGTTCGGCAAGGTTGATCACCTGTTGGAGACCGGCGCGAATGATGTATTGGTGGTCAAGCCCTGCGCGGGCAGCCTGGATGATCGCGAGCGGTTGTTGCCCTATACAGAGCAATGCGTGCTGGCAATCGACCTGGATGCAGGCGAAATGAGGGTGGAATGGGACGCGGACTTCTAA
- the dsbC gene encoding bifunctional protein-disulfide isomerase/oxidoreductase DsbC produces the protein MRVTQIIATAALALVSTFAAATDTAEQTIRKTLQTLELGLPVESVASSPLNGLYEVKLQGGRVLYASPDGQFVMQGYLYQIQDGKPVNLTEKTERQAIAKTINAIPAAEMVVYPAKGETKSHITVFTDTTCPYCHKLHAEVPELNRRGIEVRYVAFPRQGLGSAGDEQLQAVWCSSDRKGALDKMIDGKEIKAAKCANPVSKQFQLGQSIGVNGTPAIVLEDGQVIPGYQPAPQVAKLALAGGK, from the coding sequence ATGCGCGTGACCCAGATTATCGCCACCGCCGCCCTGGCGTTGGTCAGTACTTTTGCTGCTGCTACCGATACCGCCGAGCAGACGATCCGCAAGACCCTGCAAACCCTGGAGTTGGGCTTGCCGGTTGAAAGTGTTGCCTCCAGCCCGTTGAACGGCCTTTACGAAGTGAAGCTGCAGGGCGGTCGGGTACTGTACGCCAGCCCCGACGGCCAGTTCGTCATGCAGGGCTATCTCTACCAGATCCAGGACGGTAAGCCGGTCAACCTGACTGAAAAAACCGAGCGTCAGGCCATCGCCAAGACCATCAATGCTATTCCAGCCGCAGAGATGGTGGTTTATCCTGCCAAGGGCGAAACCAAATCGCACATCACTGTGTTTACCGACACTACCTGCCCGTACTGCCACAAGCTGCATGCCGAAGTTCCCGAGTTAAACCGCCGCGGTATTGAAGTGCGCTATGTAGCCTTCCCGCGTCAGGGTCTCGGCTCCGCGGGCGATGAACAACTGCAAGCCGTCTGGTGCTCCAGCGACCGCAAGGGCGCTCTGGACAAGATGATCGACGGCAAAGAAATCAAAGCTGCCAAATGTGCCAATCCGGTCAGCAAACAGTTCCAGTTGGGCCAGTCCATTGGTGTCAACGGTACCCCGGCCATCGTTCTTGAAGACGGCCAGGTAATCCCGGGTTATCAACCGGCACCACAGGTAGCCAAGCTGGCATTGGCCGGCGGTAAATAA